The Schistocerca nitens isolate TAMUIC-IGC-003100 chromosome 6, iqSchNite1.1, whole genome shotgun sequence DNA segment atttattaatgaagATGAGCATATGACAATGGAAAAAATTGAAGACATGAGATACTGATTTGCAGATATCACAGTGGCGGAGACTAGCAGCTGCAGGAGTTTAGGAGGAGACCCTCTTGAGCTCCTCGCCGTACTTCTGCCTGTAGGTGCCGGTGGGGTCGTACTTGTTCTCCAGCGGCGTCCACAGGTCGGGCTTCTCCTTGATAAGGAACCTGATCACCTTCTCGGCGCCAGCCTTCTGCTTCTCGTTGCACTTGGCGCACTCATTGGTCAGCGCATCAGGGACGGCAGCTGTCAACAGACAGGTTACACATTCATAAAGGTGAAGAGATCAAAAATACTTATTCTAAATATACTTAATAATTCAGTACTGTGTGACTCCTAGTATTTCGTTTTGAAGCTACATCAGTGGTCTGTGTTTCAAGTTGGCCCCACATGGTTCAGTGGTGGCCATCCTTGGCTTCCACAGAGAAAAgcgttggaaatttatttgctttgttttactgcagatatgtatattcttctgcttgttttcttaCCTTTCATTATCGCACGAAAAATGGTGAATACGGGCATTATATCATATTGCGACTTGATAAATGTGCTAATATCATACGTAGAAACCAAAATCATGAATTTTCCCACAGAGGCACTTTCGGCCAGATGCAGAAAATATAAAGAATATATATTTTATGTAGTCGTGCAGGAGGTAAGGTTGCCACTAAAAATGAATAAGAGCGGGAATATATGACTCCAGTGTCTTCTTTATTGTATATGTTTTCCAGTTTCCAGTTTCCAGTCCTTTACGTACATACAGCACTGCGGAACAGCTTGTAATCAACCACTTTACAAGGGCAGTTCAGAAAATGTAGCCTTTTGGACATGGCAAGCTTTGCGGTAAAAAATCAACCACGCAGGACCTGTCACACATTTTAAACAAAAAGAGAGttaaaaagagagagggagagagagagagggagagagagagagagagagagagagagagagagagtgattgaGAGTAATAGAAAGAGTTTCTGCGAGGGAAAAAGATGGAGAGAGGGGGCAGGCATTGGGAGagcggagggaggagggagggagggtgaaaGTTACGTATGAGAGTTACGTACAAACAAGAAATCACAACAATAAAGCGCCTCTTGAGTCATGTGAACTAATCTATTCGAAGGTGCGTACTCTTTAACCAGGGTGATTTGTATAACTCACTCAATTTCTCAAATGACAGCGAAATAAGCGAGATCTATTGCCTGTTTCGTAAATCACCGACCAGACGACCACACAGCTGTCTCGATAAATGTGAACTTTTATCAAAATAGAGAAGGAACGAAGGTATCAGGAACGCATGTACATCTTGCAACAGAGACCAATATGATTGAAGGAGAACTGTAGGGTTAAATTTACAATAGAAACGGCTGTGGATTGTTCAGTAGATTATCGACATGTGGAAAATAATGGATCAAGATACAAGATATGAAGGCTGCCAGGGAAAGACACCTTGTTTAGAAAAAAACTAATGAAAGTGTTCACAGATTTATTACCAGAGACTAACATCCTGCACTGGTGAAGTAAATCCATCCCAAACAATATCCCTGAGAGCGTGTGCTAACTAAAGATGGGAGTTCACTTATGGAAGAGCAGAGAACATATCTGGCATATTACTAAAAAAGTTACTGTTCTTGTGAAGTATATATTGCAAGCATATAACTATCGGGTTTCCGATTTCACCGACCTTTAACACGACTATATAACATACTTATATGTAACACGTGTTTCAGTTGTACTGTGAACTTCTCAAGCGTTTCCAAGAAATCAAGGTTCGAAGTATTACAGTCCGTTTCAAATCCAAAAGGGGACTGTCAGCCCAAGGGGGTGGTGTTTCCGCAGCTGACTACACGTTTAATTGTACTGTGTTAGAGTCGATTTTGTTCCACGTTTCCTGCCAAGTAGATGTACTAAAACTAATCATGTTTCTTCGAAGAGCGATAATAACAACAATGCTAATTTGAATGTTGGTGGTGTGTGACAATGTTCGCTGGCATATCTCATGGGACGGATTCAGCCACCTGTCAGAAAGGATGTTCTGTCTCCATTCTCACTGGTCCCTTTCAATTTCGGTATGTGGGAGTTGTGTCGCATGTGTGTCCGTAGAGTGTAAGTTAGCATAATGGACGCACATATTACACCCTACCCATCTCGAACAGCACCAAGGAGGCAGGCGAGCTTAACATCCACATCCGACGAATGGATcagcatcaacagtgtcacatgctgtCATTTTAAGAGAAAATGGAAAGAGATTTAGAATATAAACAAGATCATTGGCAAAAAAGCCGATGATTAAGAAATTCACGCCACCAAACGTTTTCCCCATAAAAATTTGATTCACCACTAGATTTCGGACAAGCTACATCGAACACAGTGGCAGATCATTGTGCTAATGTTAGTGGTACAACTGATGCGAGCTGTAATAGGAATCCAGGTTAAATGAAGCGAATTCATACCAGTCTACATATGCTTCAACTGATATCCTCTATATATATGTTGCTGTTGGGGTATCAACAGAAAGCATATGTGGCCCGTTATTATGTAAAGGTGACAGGATTAGCTGCCTGCAATACTGCACACAGCTCCCTTGGATACTAGAAGTAACAGAATATCCAGGACACAGTTGATAATCACGAATACGCTGTTCTGTCTATGTACAGGCGAAGAGTACGTTTGCTGTGTTTATGACGAAGGATCGTTACCAGGACCTTGCACGGCGATTGAAGAAGTGTAGATGCAAATATTTGTTGGCGGGTTAGAAAAACATGATGCTATTCGAAGGCAGTTGAGGCAGGCATGTGCACAGCTGCCTTAGCTTTGTCGTATTCGAAAGTCCCATAAAACTTTTAACCTTGATTTCTCGAAAATGCTTTAGAAGTTTATCGTAGTAGAGCAGAATCCGTTACATATAAGTATGTACTACAGTCTTGCGAATGCAGAATTGGAGACCTATTTGATGTGCGCTTCATTCATGAAGCAGATGTCAGACAGATAACGAGTGTCAATATAGGGAGAACTGTAGTGACTGCCCAGCACTGCACTCACCCTTGAGCTCCTTCCCGTCAGGCGTGCAGGATGCGTCGCTGTCAGAGAGCAGGCACTCGTGGTACTTCTTGAGCAGGCGGTCGTTATGCAGGATGTCGTCCAGGTCGATATTGTCGTACTTGGTGGTGTACGCAGTAGCAGCTGCTACCAGACAGACCAGCAAGAGAGTGTAT contains these protein-coding regions:
- the LOC126263723 gene encoding allergen Tha p 1-like isoform X2, which encodes MKSCAFALSLVCLVAAAAAYTTKYDNIDLDDILHNDRLLKKYHECLLSDSDASCTPDGKELKAAVPDALTNECAKCNEKQKAGAEKVIRFLIKEKPDLWTPLENKYDPTGTYRQKYGEELKRVSS
- the LOC126263723 gene encoding allergen Tha p 1-like isoform X3 — translated: MQKYTLLLVCLVAAAAAYTTKYDNIDLDDILHNDRLLKKYHECLLSDSDASCTPDGKELKAAVPDALTNECAKCNEKQKAGAEKVIRFLIKEKPDLWTPLENKYDPTGTYRQKYGEELKRVSS